In a single window of the Raphanus sativus cultivar WK10039 chromosome 9, ASM80110v3, whole genome shotgun sequence genome:
- the LOC108823787 gene encoding diacylglycerol kinase 5, giving the protein MEEDNNNYKSLSEFVKKFYIPSYVLSPESEPESEIVPPESPVLVFVNSKSGGQLGGELFLTYRSLLNDKQVFDLGVETPDKVLRRIYLNLERLKDDDLARHVRDKLKIIVAGGDGTAGWLLGVVCDLKLSHPPPIATVPLGTGNNLPFAFGWGKKNPGTDRTSVELFLDQVLKAKEMKIDNWHIVMRMKAPKEGPCDPLAPLELPHSLHAFHRVSSTDELNMEGYHTFRGGFWNYFSLGMDAQVSYAFHSERKLHPEKFKNQLVNQSTYVKLGCTQGWFCASLFHPASRNIAQLAKVKIADKNGQWHDLDIPHSIRSIVCLNLPSFSGGLNPWGTPNPTKQRDKDLTPPFVDDGYIEVVGFRNAWHGLVLLAPNGHGTRLAQANRIRFEFRKGAADHTFMRMDGEPWKQPLPMDDETVMVELSHLGQVNMLATHDCRSRSMYDPSTPRHQDSAEEYDDNEDDSVTEGEEFRKFGAADTFKIPDEVDISHLS; this is encoded by the exons ATGGAGGAAGATAACAACAACTACAAGAGTTTATCAGAATTTGTAAAGAAGTTCTACATCCCTTCTTACGTCCTCTCGCCCGAATCGGAACCGGAGTCGGAGATCGTTCCACCAGAGAGTCCAGTCCTTGTCTTCGTCAACTCCAAAAGCGGTGGTCAGTTGGGTGGGGAACTCTTCCTCACCTATCGCTCTCTTCTCAACGATAAGCAGGTCTTTGATCTTGGGGTTGAGACACCCGATAAGGTGCTCCGCAGAATCTATCTTAACCTCGAGAGGCTCAAGGATGATGATCTCGCTCGTCACGTTCGGGAcaagttaaaaataatt gtTGCAGGAGGTGATGGAACTGCTGGGTGGCTACTTGGAGTTGTGTGTGACCTTAAATTATCACATCCTCCTCCTATTGCCACTGTACCTTTGGGTACAGGAAATAACCTTCCCTTTGCATTTGGATGG GGAAAGAAAAACCCCGGAACTGATAGGACTTCGGTGGAGTTGTTTTTGGATCAAGTCCTCAAGGCCAAAGAGATGAAGATTGAcaa TTGGCACATAGTTATGAGGATGAAGGCTCCTAAAGAAGGCCCTTGTGATCCTCTTGCACCTCTTGAGTTACCACATTCTCTACACGCATTTCACCGTGTCTCTTCAACTGATGAACTAaatatg GAAGGTTACCACACATTTCGCGGGGGATTCTGGAATTACTTTAGCCTCG GAATGGATGCTCAAGTTTCTTATGCGTTTCACTCTGAGAGGAAGCTGCACCCTGAAAAATTTAAGAATCAGCTCGTTAATCAG AGTACGTATGTAAAGCTTGGTTGCACGCAAGGATGGTTTTGTGCCTCTCTCTTCCACCCTGCTTCACG GAACATAGCTCAGCTTGCAAAGGTTAAGATTGCAGATAAAAATGGCCAATGGCATGACCTTGACATACCGCATAG CATCAGGTCCATTGTATGTCTGAATCTACCCAGCTTTTCTGGAGGGCTAAATCCTTGGGGCACACCAAATCCCACGAAACAACGTGAT AAAGACTTGACTCCACCGTTCGTTGACGATGGCTACATTGAGGTTGTTGGGTTCAGAAATGCTTGGCACGGTCTTGTCCTGCTCGCTCCAAATGGACACGGTACACGACTTGCCCAG GCAAACCGCATTCGCTTCGAATTTCGCAAAGGAGCAGCAGACCATACATTTATGAGGATGGATGGGGAGCCCTGGAAACAGCCACTGCCAATGGATGATGAAACTGTGATGGTAGAGCTTTCACACCTTGGCCAAGTGAACATGCTTGCAACTCATGACTGCCGGTCCAGAAGCATGTACGACCCTTCAACGCCCCGTCATCAGGATTCGGCAGAAGAGTATGATGATAATGAAGACGACTCAGTGACTGAAGGCGAGGAATTTAGAAAGTTTGGTGCTGCAGATACCTTCAAGATTCCTGACGAGGTTGATATTTCTCACCTTAGTTAG
- the LOC108826907 gene encoding protein RALF-like 11: MKTWAICLLVICSLVVTVPVEGRTYIFGGVVNPCSGPNPPPGCNPPDSLHKSRVPANNYTRGCSIITRCQRD; the protein is encoded by the coding sequence atgaagacATGGGCGATATGCTTGCTAGTAATTTGTTCCCTTGTTGTTACGGTGCCAGTGGAGGGTAGGACTTACATATTTGGAGGTGTAGTTAATCCGTGCTCGGGTCCTAACCCTCCGCCAGGATGCAATCCTCCAGACTCTCTCCATAAGAGCCGTGTCCCCGCCAACAATTATACCCGTGGGTGTTCCATTATTACACGCTGCCAACGAGATTAG